The Nothobranchius furzeri strain GRZ-AD chromosome 17, NfurGRZ-RIMD1, whole genome shotgun sequence nucleotide sequence aaaagtaaaaagtttagagtcatccaattttttatgtcctcaagacaagcctgtaatctacccaaccgattaggtttatcagggttaatggataaatataattgagtgtcatcagcataactgtgaaagtttatcccatgctgtctaatgattttaccaattgtgagcatatatatagtaaaaagaattggtccaagcactgaaccctgtggtgctctacaagtaaccctggagtatgaagatttgtcatgtacatttacaaaatgaaatctatcagacaggtaggatttaaaccagcctagcgctgttccttttatccctacaacatgttcaagcctttctacaagaacattgtgatcaactgtgtcaaaggcagcactgagatctaacaagactagaacagacacaagattcttatctgaggccatgagactatcatttgtaactctcactaatgcagtttcagtgctgtgatactctctaaaaccagactgaaattcctcaaacagatcattagtgtttaaatactgacatacttggatggccactattttctccaggactttggataaaaatggaaggttagatattggtatataattcattgggtcatctggatccagagaaggcttcttaagtgaaggtttgattacagcaaccttaaaatcttgtggtacatacccatttactaaggatagattgattatatttagaatgggggcagtaaccaaaggaaatgcatctttaaataatttggttgggattggatctaaaatgcaagtggaaggtttagattaagctaatatttctgataactctgaaagctcaactggatcaaaacggttcaaacacagatgaggttctacagttacctctgatgctgcctcacttactgaggatgaagaaatcacattagggaggatgctaaagattttgtttctaatagaattaattttacttgtgaaaaatcccataaagtcgttactgctgagggctaagggaatagatggttcagagctataatTCTGTAGCCTagcgaactagaccaaattcttgctttgcaaagaatggtctaggcatgctccattggaacctcagcagctcataacaagactctggctagccaatcacagctctctagaggggtttcaaacacataaagagctgtgattggtccagaatggtgggccaatcttagtgctctatctgcttagtgaacaaatcacagagctttatctgctttgtgggccaatcagggcactctatatgcctggtgggtgggatgatgcaacagagtgaaacaagagtatgccacattcattgtccagtggaatgcggagatcatttgaaagacaacggtagaacccgccccacaaccgagagccgtcaatggagcatggccagactaaataatacatttatttagtctggcttgccaggctaatgattctgtgtaagtttggcaattgtactgaaaagaaatgtaggattattcttattctcctcaattagcgctGAGAAATaaacagttctagtttgtcgaagcttatttttataaagcacaagactatttttccaggataggtaggcctcctcatggtgcgtagagcgccatgctctctccaattttctagagttttgtttcaaAGCTCgtgaatgagaattaaaccagggagccaacttcctgtccctaattaccttcttttttaaaggggcaacatcatctaatgccacacgtaaagaggaagtaacattatgaactaaggcatcaatttgtgaggggctaaaaatgaaaatattgccctctgctatgttcctctgagatgctgaggacagtaaagatggaacagttgatttaaaagatgcaactgcgttgtcagatagagaccgactatagtgaaatttactttcatgtctcgagaactcagttataaaaaactcaaaggttatcagaaagtggtccgagaggactggattatatggaaagatcgttatttcctcacactctatgccataagtcagcacaaggtctaatgtatgatggcaggagtgggtggagctatgtattctttgaggaaaaccaattgagtctaagatattactaaaggcttcactgaggctatcattttcaatgtccacatgaatgttaaaatcccccactacaatgaccttatcagtatttagcaccaaatcagataaaaaatcagagatctgatccaaaaactcagagtaggggcctggtggatgatctaaaactacaaacaagaatgGTTTTACAGTttagcaatctggattaggaaacctAAGAATAAGatattcgaacgaactgtagctattaattggtaagggactgattaataagtcagaatgaaaaatggttgcttctcctcctcctcgccctgtactttgagcaatatggtgatttaaataattaaaaggagtcgactcgtttaagctaacatagtcctcttgctgcagccaggattctgtgagagagcaaagaaatctgattatcacaaatcaagtcattaactaacaaagtcttagaaaaaattgatctaatgttcaacaacccacatttaatttttctagttttctgctcagttgaatttgttctaatatttatgagatttccatgatttgctttattaagcctgatatttaatctgtgtgattttggccgtgggcaggacactgtctctatggggcagtgggtgggtaacagtacagaagctgcagaggggtgtgttaaactacgactctgcttcctggtctggaccctgggtagtcatgaaggactaataaaattggccatgttcctagaatgaagagctgctccatccaaagagggatggatgcagtctcttcgcatcagaccaggttttccccaaaaagttttccaattacctATGtatcccacgttgttttcaggacaccacctagacagccagcggttgaaggacagcatgcggctaaacatgtcgtcactggtccgatcaggcagggggccagagaaaattacggagtccgacattgttttggcaaacttacacaccgaagcaacattaattttagtgaccttcgATTGTTAGTTGTGTGTTCACATGCTTTGAATTTACCCACGTTCTAACACATCTGTTTCACCAGATGATAGCCGATGATGGGCCTCTCCATCCTCAGGAGCAGCCAGGCAGGACCATCTGTTTGGACGTTTCCACTGACTCCTATCTGCTTTTTGAAAATAAGAAGGTTGTTGCCAAAGCCTTCAGGTTGTTTCACCGCATCCCTTCCTTTGGATTTTGCATTCAGGAGCACGATCGACCTGGAAGACTGAAAACAGAGCTACTGAAAGAACTTGGTAAAAGCAAGTCAATTTGTTACCATCACCTTTAAGCATCATGTTAATAAAATTAACCTCATTTTTCACACCTCAGGCCTAAAACCTGGACCTCTTTATGGACGTCTCAAAGCTGGCGAGTCTATAATCCTTGAAAGTGGGCGTTTGGTTCATCCTAGTGAGGTGTTGGAAGAGACTATTCCAGGGAGGAAAGTCTGTGTTTTTGGGGACTGCAGCTCAGTGCTTGGAGATGGACCGCTGCGGTTGTGCAGCGGGGCGGATGTTCTGGTTCACGAGGCCACACTGGGGAACGAGCACAGAGAGAAAGCGGTGGATCACGGACACAGCACACCTGAGATGGCGGCAGCCGTGGCTCGGGCTTGCTGTGCACGAAAGCTGGTTCTGTACCACTTTAGTCAGCGGTACAAACCCAGCTCCTCACAGAAGGATGGAGATGACGACAATGTGTTGGAGCTGAAGAGGCAGGCTGAAGACGTTCTGCAGGATAGCAGCGTGGAGGTGATTCTGGCTGAAGATTTCATGAATTTACCCATCCTTCTCAGAAGATAATATTAGTGGATGGTCCGTTGGACTTGTTTTAAAACCTCATGTTATTCATCATCTTGAGATGTAATCAGGCATCAACTCCTTAAAATAGATTCTGGAAATAAACAAAAACTGAAGAAACTCAAAGTAAAAATAGGATTATGAGCTGAAACAGAGTttgaactaaaatgtgctggacaccggctctccaggaccaggatggaGAACCACTGTTCCACATAAATAAAAACCCAAAGGAACCATCATGCACTCATCTCAGAACCTTTTCCAGAGTTTTATTTCTGGATCTGTACACAAGGTATTAAAGTACAacagaaaatacaaaataatgtttaacagaagaaaaagaaaacagcaaTGTTTATGTACAATTCATATAAACAATAAAGATAGCTTCTGAAACATTTCTCATAATGAAGTTTGATTGTCTATATTTCTGGATATACATTTAAGTTTTGTAGGTTTTTATTCACAAAGGTGTTTTGTTTTTCAAATGACTCGAGTTTTCTTTTTCAGAACCACGACTGCTATAAGTTTTTAAACTTCTAAACACAatacaaaatataaaataaaatttgtTTAGTGCTTTCCTGCACACACAAGTCTCATACCAGAGATATCAATTAAATATCACATTTGAGTTCACAGGGTGGCGAGAACCTACTTGTACTACTTAATGGCCTTTACATTCTGACAGGGTTTCTTAATCTTTGTACAAACCACAGGTGAAATAAATATCACTGCACTGCTAAAGCTTAGAAGAGCTCAGAGGACCTACTGCATTATGCACATTGCATTAAAAGAGAAACTAGCTCTCCACACACTCAGAGCGGCAGCCTTCCCTTTACCACCAAGACAAATATAGACAACATGTAAAACGAGATTTCTTTTTTTCCCCGAGGAAAGAAAGACGGCCGTCTTTTACAACATGGCGGCAAGCCTCgaatgcaaaaaaaaataaaataaaaagacattGCAACAGTGAGTTAATAATACGTGTTCAGGTAAAGCGGTTTTCAGTGGCACACTTGAGACGGGCACAGCTGGCATGCGTGGTTTCAGCTCGTGTCACGTGTTTGGGTATCGCAACTAACCGAAAACTAAATGAAACTGAAACATTTGAGTGGAATGGGAAAACGCAAAATCCCCAAGTGTCTGTACATATCTACAAATCATTAACTTTCTGCCAAAGAATCAAATGAAAACCTTTGTATCGACACCAATTCACAAGTGTAAGAGGTCAGGTGATAGACTTTTTAAAGGCTATTTGCTAATTATTTACATGAAATGCAGAAGTTACGTTGCCTCTCTGATGCTGGCCGTGTAAACCCAGATGATGCACACAGGTAAAGGACTACGCCTATGGACACGGCAAACATGACGTACCCCCTGAAACCAATTAAATACTCAAAGCACAATGCATAGATAATTGAAGTAAACACTACTACCGCATCCAATAAACCCACACTGACCTGCTCGACACTTCTCCGTCACCAGAATTCAGTCTTTTCTGCTActcaagaaactggagaccagatTTCTAAAAGGCATCTTCCGTCAGTACAGGCCAAGCAGAGAattattcaaaaaaaaaaaacataagagaggcTTTAAATAAATATACTACTAGGAAGGTTAATAAATGCTTCCTAGTAGTCTTGGAAAAACTAAAAAAGGCTACTTGAGTCAGGAACAGATTTTCACAAGACAAATGAAGTTAATCTGCCTAAGAGCAGCACGAGAGAGAGAACTCAAAAAGATTAAATtgtctcaaaataaataaatactaaatTTAACCTGTCAGTGTTTCAATGGCTATTAACCCAACCTAAATCTTTGCATTGACTTATTGCGGTTAGTTTGCTCCTAGGAAGATTTTAAAACCGAGAGACCTCGAGTGACGTTGGTTTGTATTCTTCGGCACTTGTTTAACAGCATGATGGTAAAACCAACTAAAACCAGGATTTTTCTTAGAACCAACTAGTTTAGCTAAATTAAACTCAACTCTGAAAGAGCTTCTGtagggaaaaataaataaacagcctACGGGGCTGAAGCCATGACACTTCCTGACCTTTGAACTACTCTCCAAGCTAGTGTTGCTCATAAAACAGTACCCAGATATTTCTAAATATAACCATCAGCACCAATCTGGTAACTCAAAAAGTACCTGTAAACCAAACTTCATTGAAAGAGTATTAAATAAAAAAGTACCACGTCAAACAACAGGCAACTAACCGCTAACGCTAGAGGCAGAAACCAATTTGGCAGCTGAAAAGAATGGCAGGCTAACGAACGATAGCTCTgaaggtaggtgtgtgtgtgtgtgtgtgtgtgtgtgtgtgagggagaaaaGATTCCCAACTCTCCTACTGCAGCTTCTGGGCCTGCTGTACATGGATGTTACACTTCTCGAGaacgcaaacaaaaataaaataaatggctATATAAACTCTTGAAAGAAATCAAGATTTTAGTTCTATATGATAGACATCACTGATGTCATAATacacaaaaatgaaaacaaagtatattcatatacatatatatatatctatatagatatacatacatataatagaATTTAAACAAATCCGATTTTCCAGTGAGATCAGTCTTATGT carries:
- the elac1 gene encoding zinc phosphodiesterase ELAC protein 1: MSMDITFLGTGSAYPSPHRGASALVLRTDGDCWLFDCGEGTQTQLMKSQLRAGRITKVFISHLHGDHLFGLPGLLCTVSLNTNADPQQNQACVDIYGPVGLRKFLRVTLGLTGSQLLFPYAVHELEPTLDQSPEEGQLSMEMIADDGPLHPQEQPGRTICLDVSTDSYLLFENKKVVAKAFRLFHRIPSFGFCIQEHDRPGRLKTELLKELGLKPGPLYGRLKAGESIILESGRLVHPSEVLEETIPGRKVCVFGDCSSVLGDGPLRLCSGADVLVHEATLGNEHREKAVDHGHSTPEMAAAVARACCARKLVLYHFSQRYKPSSSQKDGDDDNVLELKRQAEDVLQDSSVEVILAEDFMNLPILLRR